ACAAGATCTTAATGCAAgtctgtgcatttgtgtttcagttttgttctcaaattaattaattagtttttcatGTCCCGGTTGTACTTTATTTTCCTCAAGGCTGAAGGTTTGTGTGCGTTGGATCTGCTAAGTGCTTCTGGTCTTGTCAATCACTTTGGTCACTCCCACTCagtggagaagatagagatcAGTCCCATCCTTATGCAGAAAGGCATCACCAAGCTAGCCTTATTTGGTCTTggtaagtgtttgttttgtgtggacGACTGGTAATATCCATTCCCAAAAATAACCTTTGTCTGTGTTCTGCCAAGATTAATAAAAGTATTCATGTTTTGGTCTAACTTCTGAACAAATGTATGTGTGCAGGCTCTATCCCTGATGAGCGCTTGTACAGGATGTTTGTCAACAACCAGGTAACGATGCTTCGCCCCAAAGAAGACCAAGATGAATGGTTTAACCTCTTCACCATCCACCAGAACAGGTGAGCGCATGTTTATGTTGTCAAAGTCTAAACCAGAGCGAAAAGCTTAGATTTTAGAATAACCATaagaaatgtcaaagtattAGAGACACATGTTGTTCACTGTAAATACTGCATGCTCTAAATCTACAACGTGTCTGTCTGGCCATGCTTTGATCATAGCTTGGCATGGTCTTGATGCATTGAAGTTTACTTTGACTGCATTATCTCTCAAGTCAACCCCGGTCAGTGGTGTTAGTATTTAAACGGCTATATGTTTCCAATATTACTCtacatcttttgtttttgttttgaattgttGTCTTTTCTGTCTTGTGTATTTTTTCTAGGAGTAAGCACGGACCCACTAACTACATCCCTGAGCAGTTCCTAGATGACTTTCTCGACTTGGTGGTGTGGGGTCACGAACACGAGTGTTTGATTACTCCAACCAGAAATGAACAGCAACTCTTCTATGTGACACAGCCTGGCAGCTCTGTAGCCACCTCCCTGTCTCCTGGAGAGGCAACCAAGaagtacaaataaacacacacagacacacacacacacacacaaaggataGTAATCTCTATATTCTCAATGTGCTGCAAAGTGAAGAAGTAGCCATTACACTCTGTTTGTATGGTTCCAGACACTTAGGGCTGCTGCGGGTGAAAGGTCGTAAGATGAACCTGCAAAAGATCCCCCTAAAGACGGTGCGTCAGTTCTTCATCCAAGATGTGGTGCTAGCTGACTACCAAGACCTCTTCACACCTGACACTCCCCAGGTCACAAAGAAGGTGGAGGACTTGTGCTATGCAAAGGTAACAGGAGCAAACAACATACAGAGTCTCGGTCATCTTACTCTTCTTGCCCCTCATCTGTCTTCtaatatctgtctctttttcctcccatcattctgcaggtcacagagatgttagaagaagctgaaagagaaAGACTTGGATGTCCGCTCACACCAGAGAAACCTCTTATTCGCCTGAGGGTAAGATAGACACACCTACAGCGTGAGCGCACACCTTCCTATTCGCGATACACTCAAATTCGTCCCCTTCATTACCTTCCCTAGGTGGACTACAGTGGAGGCTTCGAGGCGTTCAGCACTTCTCGCTTCAGTCAGAGGTTTGTGGACCGCGTAGCCAACCCAAAAGACATCATTCACTTTCTCAGGCGCCGTGAGCAGAAGGAGGACACCAAAGGTATCACACAGGCTGCATACACAACTATGGATCTACCGTATACACCGTTCATCAATTTAGTacagttttgtcattttgacatgtttcaatctttgtgttttttagatGAGGTCAATGTTGACTACGGCAAACTGTTAAAAACCACAGCAGTTGAGGGGCTGAGAGTGGAGGACCTGGTTAAACAGTACTTTGAAGCAACCGAACAggtactgcacacacacagactttcatTCACTAATTACAGCGTGCCATAACACTTCTTGTCTTCTGTTTCtactgtgtaagtgtgtgcataTCTTCTCAGACAGTGCAGCTGTCCCTTCTGACCGAGCAGGGCATGGGGAAGGCCATTCAGGAGTTTGTAGACAAAGATGAGAAAGACGCCATTGAGGAGCTGATCACTTACCAGTTAGAGAAGACGCAGCGCCACCTCCAAGCCAGAGGAGTAAATACGGAGCAGGATATAGACACTGAGGTAAGGGAGGGGGCTCGCATGGCAAGTAGGGAAGACGGAGTTGATGTTGTACGTCACTATAAGAAtgcatgtttttacattttcagatccAGCGATTCAGAGactccaaaaaaaacacaaccgAGGAAGAGAATGAAATCAAAGAAGTAAGTATTGTTTGCACACAAACCTGAAATGTTGTGATGTCTGTTGTTTTTAACTATGTGtgctctatctatctatttctcAGGCTATCAACAGAGCGAAAGCTCACCGTTTAGAGCGCGGCGAGGAGCCTGTAGACCCGAATATATCCGGTGAGCTTGCTCTGGACTCTGACGAAGGCTCAGCCCC
This genomic interval from Cottoperca gobio chromosome 13, fCotGob3.1, whole genome shotgun sequence contains the following:
- the mre11a gene encoding double-strand break repair protein MRE11; protein product: MSSENNLDDEDTFKILIATDIHLGYLEKDAIRGNDSFNTLDEILKCAKTNQVDFILLGGDLFHDNKPSRRCLHSCITMLRRYCMGDTPINFNILSDQTVNFNTTQFPWVNYQDENLNISIPTFSIHGNHDDPTGAEGLCALDLLSASGLVNHFGHSHSVEKIEISPILMQKGITKLALFGLGSIPDERLYRMFVNNQVTMLRPKEDQDEWFNLFTIHQNRSKHGPTNYIPEQFLDDFLDLVVWGHEHECLITPTRNEQQLFYVTQPGSSVATSLSPGEATKKHLGLLRVKGRKMNLQKIPLKTVRQFFIQDVVLADYQDLFTPDTPQVTKKVEDLCYAKVTEMLEEAERERLGCPLTPEKPLIRLRVDYSGGFEAFSTSRFSQRFVDRVANPKDIIHFLRRREQKEDTKDEVNVDYGKLLKTTAVEGLRVEDLVKQYFEATEQTVQLSLLTEQGMGKAIQEFVDKDEKDAIEELITYQLEKTQRHLQARGVNTEQDIDTEIQRFRDSKKNTTEEENEIKEAINRAKAHRLERGEEPVDPNISGELALDSDEGSAPSAPPTRGRGRGSRGRGGRGRGRGATASEPKPAGRGRSQKSSPATQSRSIMQAFQAPSKKSSLTAPSRSYADEMTIDDSDEDVPVMIATRRPQKSSSSSSSFQSKSQASKGVAFDDSDDDDDEYDPFKGASRSRR